The sequence GGTATGGGAGGAGGGTTCACATTCACAATGCAAAGAGAGGCAGCAGTGATGCACTGCACATGAATGACTAAATACCTTGCAATATTTCACCAGGCCATTCACAATGAAATTCTTTAAAGtgtcatattatgctcattttcaggttcataattgtaNNNNNNNNNNatatcagaataggtttacatggtttaataaaaaatcaaacaaaacattttttgttgttgttatactgcacattgctgcagctccttgtTTCACcatgtgtgttgagctctctgttttagctagaGTGAGGCATCATGCGTCTCTTCCCTCTTTGtggggagttgcacatgcgcagtacctaggtaaggactactggCCAGTCAGAAGccgagtatgagggcgtgccacgctaacAGCAAGGTaagcattataacatgtttcaaagtgacgcacgttcgtcacggaagtaaaggctggactacaatNNNNNNNNNNggagcagtttgtgaacagtgttttctgttggagatggtaagtcctttTGGGTTGGACattgggctttttctctttgataacctataacatgcacaaaaaaagatacataacacaataaaagaaagggaaaaacccaaaaagcataatatgagcactttaagttcCCCAAATTTTGCCTCCATTAGTTTTACAAAAGGTAGATTTGACACAAACACCGCGGTGCTTCCTTTTGATGCTCACTATAAcaagttatcatttacttccaTTAATGAACGGGCACTTGTTTGTACTAGCAGGCAATTTTCTTTGGTGACTGAGAGGAACTTTGTTGGACAGGTACCACCATACTTCTATTAAGTCTGCATTCATTTTAGATTTTTGAATGACTTAAAATTCATCAATCCATTACTTTTCCAGTTGAGTCACTTTTACAAAAAACTAGGGTTGGAGATTAAAAGTCTGAATTAGGAAAAGTAAAATTGGCAAAATAAAGCTTTACATGATTGCAAGCAATTTATTTTATCAATGTTAAGATTTGTTTAAAGACAGCATGTAAAGGATGTAGGGTTATGGAATCGCCTTTTATCAGAGCACCAGGGATTCCTTTATCGCAACAACAAAAAGGGCAATGAAATTCAGTGGTTGAGTGAGgcaaaacttctgaaatgttagAATTGAAAAAGGTTCAAGTGTTGTAAAATCCTTCACAGATGTAAGGGTAGTGATTAATGCTGACTCAACCAAGTGACGCAAAGAGGAAAGTAAATAGAAATATTAGTGCTCTTAAATACATTAAGGGATGATAGAGgacaagaaaagagaaaatacagataAATAATAAGTGTTCATAACCTTACCAGGTGGCAGAATTGAGGTGTAAAACATCAAATAGAAATGGCATAAAATCCCGGCTCTTAATAAGAATTCTTCAATTAAAATGCTTCACAGATTCACCAGTGCAACGTACATTGTCTTGGTGGCACATGATGAATGGGTTGACACTACACTGCTCCTACCCAAGCTCCAGTTACAATTTCCCCAATTTTAAAAACCTTGGCTCTAAAACTTActcttttcttttaaactgcAGTTGTCTGAATATATTATACACATCAAACTTTACAATGAAAGGTTTTTGTAACATGTCAGGGCTTCGGCTCTTGTCAAGCTTAGGCCTAAATTTAACACCATCCATCTATGAAACTCTgtaatgtggtgtgtgtgtgggggggggagagaaagaaagagagagagagagagagagagagagagagNNNNNNNNNNagagagagagagagagaatgaacaTAAATTATTTGGAGTGTCAGCACATAAAAAGTTAGAGCTATAAATGGTGTATGGAGTGCCACCTTACTACTCCCTGACACACGGTCAGATGTCCTGTTAGCCAGGAACAGAAAGTCATGGTCAGGTATGggcaaaaaataaatgcaaaagtcTGAGAAATGTATATGTACATAAGCAGCCATCCTGCTCGCTGTTTCCACTATAAAATGCAGCATCTCTCTCTAATTCTCTTGGCCAAACTTTTGCTTTTCTTCTTGCCATTCTTCTCTTTGCTGTCCTCCATTTTCCTCGCCCGGATCTCTCTCATCAGGTCGAAGAACACCTGTTGAAACAAACAGTAAGGGGTTCATGTTTCTCTGTTTGCTCAACGTCAACGATGTAAACTTAGCCAGTCCGGGCGTACCTTGTCAACATTGGCACGGGTTTTGGCAGAGGTCTCCACATAACACACGCCCCACTGCTCAGCACGTGCCTTCGCCTCGTCTGCGCTGACCTGCCGTCGGTCGTCCAAATCGGACTTGTTACCAACCAAGAGAAAGGGCACGTTCTCATCCTCCTTCACTCGCAGAATCTGCTCTCTgcaaaaaaataaggaaaagaaaatgttattcAGCAATGattcatgtaaataaacagactTGCTACAGCAAATGAGGTAAACTTGTAGTAAAATACGGTTGTCTTCAGTGGtgttccaaaatgtcaaaacagcATACATTGTCTATGCATTTTAATAAGGGAAAGATACCTAATGGTCACTGTCATTAAATTCTGATGGATGAAAAACTGTCTCGTTAAAATATTGTTATGCCACCGGACCTGAAGTCTACTGTTGCTGCAAATGACTCCAGCTCAGTGATGGAGAATACACAGAGAAAACCCTCGCCGCTGCGGAAGTAGTTATCCCGGATTGCTGCATAGTCCTCTTGTCCGGCCGTGTCGAGGATGTCTATCTGTACCTCCTCTCCGTCCAGCACCACTTTCTTCCTGTAGCTGTCTGCTTTGGTGGGCTCATAGTCTTCAACAAACTatggaggagaaagaaaaaaacacgtCAACAACTGTGGTCAACTTATTCATTCAATATGTAGTCTCGCTTTactagaccttcctccacagcgttgcgGGGGAGGGTGTGGTGAGTCCACAacgcattccgggatgggaaaaaaacgtcacaatcgtcttgggtggcgctaagcggCCGACAGAGCCACacacctctgcaaaatagcctctgaaaggaactcgttttggtggaacatctgTACGTTCAGAGGTTGTTTAgctgtgcaacagaaaactctgattggatagagtctagctagctgtctggatttacccNNNNNNNNNNTGAGGAGccgttaaccatagtcctcataaatccaccagagtttaaaattccaacagaaagaaagcggaaggtaacgagCCATCGGGTCGAAAAGAGTGtgatccggcggaatttccggcagcaccggagcaattcCGGAAGTGGAaagttgtggatatagactgtCAATTATGCAAACAAGAGAAACTTTCCTTAACTTGGCACTGTTGAGATGCAAGTTACTCACCTCGTCATACATGAACTGGAGTGTCAGGGCTGATTTCCCCACTCCTCCACTGCCCACCATTATCACTTTGTGAAGGGCTAGAGAGTTCTGCCCTTTTGGCTTTGCAGCTGCCATGGCTCTGTGTACCGGGAGATCAGAGTGTGAAAGGTAGAAAGTTCAAGGTGGAGCTGCAGGGAAGGATTGTGAAATGAAGACCTTAAATCCAGGTGCAACAGGGGGCCGAATAATTCctggggaggaaaaaaaaaaaaaaaggaaagagagaagaaatccTTTCATCATCATTTCCGAGGCTCTAGATTCCATTTCTGCAGTTACATTGCAAAGCCATCACTGTGTCTTGTagcaatacaaaaaagaaaactggatAAACTGCTTTTCCACTATAAATGTAGTGCAGAGGATTATTCTCTGTGACAGTTCAAGACTACAGCAAGATAAAATGTGTGAATCACCCCTGGCACTAGATTGATACATAGAAACTACTTTATAATCAGTATTTCTCATTATCACTCCTCCCTCCTGTGTCTGCAGAATGATTACATGTCCCTAATGTAGCTAGTGATTACTGTCCCTTTTTCTTTgcaaggacaaaaaaacaaaaacattatagAAATAGATTTCATTAGTGGAAAAATAATACTCATGACAATATCTTCCTGTACAATGTGCAGAGATTATTTGGGTGACCCAAACGAAACATATCTGCACAAACATCTGCATAAAgttgataagaaaaaaaaggtctgcCCGAAAAGTGAATTTACGGTCGATTTTGTAGGATCAGCAAAATGCCAAAAATCAAGAGCTTAATGCAATGCTATTTTGCAGACAAGCAAGTTTCACATGCTGGATATCACACCACCACAAATACATTTTGCAAAAGACTTTGCTTTGAGAAAACACTAAAGACATATGGATAAGCAAACAGTAGGCAAAGCCCAGTAACTTAAGGGGAACCTGTGAAAGCCATTTAGCAAAGACATAGAACTTTTTTTTAGAGCTTCAGGGTAACATCAGGCAGTATTTTTTTNNNNNNNNNNAAATTTTGACAGGACTGGATCAAATCTGACATATGTGCA is a genomic window of Etheostoma spectabile isolate EspeVRDwgs_2016 chromosome 22, UIUC_Espe_1.0, whole genome shotgun sequence containing:
- the ralaa gene encoding ras-related protein Ral-A; its protein translation is MAAAKPKGQNSLALHKVIMVGSGGVGKSALTLQFMYDEFVEDYEPTKADSYRKKVVLDGEEVQIDILDTAGQEDYAAIRDNYFRSGEGFLCVFSITELESFAATVDFREQILRVKEDENVPFLLVGNKSDLDDRRQVSADEAKARAEQWGVCYVETSAKTRANVDKVFFDLMREIRARKMEDSKEKNGKKKSKSLAKRIRERCCIL